TTGGCGTGCAGGTCGTAGCTTCGCACCACGTCTTCCTCCGACTTCGAGCTCGTGAGGATCACGACCGGAATCCTCCGAAGCTGCGGATCGGCCTTCATCTCGGCGAGCACCTCGCGCCCGTTCTTGCGGGGAAGGTTGAGATCGAGCAGCACGAGGTCCGGGCGAGGGGCCTTGACGTACGCGCCTTCGCGCCGGAGGAACGCGATCGCCTCCTCGCCGTCCTGCGCCACGGAGAGGCGGTTGATGAGCTTCGACTCGCGCAAGGCTTCGCGCGTGAGCCGCACGTCGCCCGGGTTGTCCTCGACGAGCAGGATCTCGGCGGGGCGGATCGACGGTTCCTCCACGTGCATCGGCGACGGACGCGCGGGCCCCGTCTTAAGGGTTCGCGTCGAGGCCCTTGGCTCCTTCGGGAGGCGCGTCGGGCAGGAAGAACGAGAACGTGGTGCCCCGCCCGACCTCGGAGGCAAGCCAGATCCGGCCCCCGTGCCTCTCTGCGATGCGCTTGCACAGCGCAAGGCCGATGCCCGTTCCCGGGTAGTCGTGGCGGTTGTGCAGCCGCTGGAAGAGCGTGAAGAGCCGCTCGACGTGTCGGGATTCGATGCCGATGCCGTTGTCCCGGACGTGGAAGGCGTTTCCGCCGGGCTCGCGCGTGGCCCAGACGTGAACGCGCGGCGGTTCCGTGCCGTGGAACTTGATCGCGTTGCCGACGAGATTCTGGAACATCTGCGTGATCTGCGTCTCGTCGGCGGTGATTTCGGGCAAGGCTTCGCGCGTCACGCGTGCTTGCGCCTCGTCGATGGCGGCGGCGAGGTTGCGCAGGGCGGAGTCGAGGGCGCGGTCGGCGGGGAAGCGACGGGCGTCCAGGCCGCGCGTGCCGGCGCGCGAGTATCGCAGCAGGTCCTGGATGAGCGCCTGCATTCGCGTCGCCCCGTCCACGGCGTAGCCGATGAACTCGTTCGCGTCGGCGTCGAGCTTTCCGGCGTAGCGCCGCTGGAGCAGCTGGCAGTAGCTCGTGACCATGCGAAGGGGTTCCTGGAGGTCGTGGGAGGCCACGTAGGCGAACTGGTCGAGCTCGCGGTTCCGGATGGCAAGTTCCTCGTTGGCGCGCCGCAGCCGGGCCTCGATCTGGCGTCGGGCGAGATCCGTCCGGTGGAGAAGCCGAGCCGTCCACCCCACGAGGATGAGCAGGAGCGCGGCGCTTGCGATGCCAAAGAGCGCGACGCCCACGGCCGTCGGGTACAATCCGGCGCGCTCGCCGGCCAGGCGGAGGCCGCCAAGCAGGATGGGGACCACAAGCGCGGGGAGCAGGACCCGCCGTGCGACCATGCCTCCGAGGCTGGGCGCCTGGAAGATCGAAACGGGGCCTTCCCCCTCCCGCATCAACGCGACGGCCATGGCCGCTGCGCCCACGCCGATGGCCGTGGGAAGCGCCATGGGAATGAACGCGGGGACGCCGTAGAAGCCCTCCACGCCGTAGAAATACCCCGTGAGCGAGACGAAGGCCGCCGCACCGGCGGCCGAGGCCAGGAGCTGGGACGCAACGACCACGCGGCCGCGTCCGGTCGCGCCCGCAATCCCGGCGCCCAGCGCCAGGATCGCAAGGCCCGTGTTGGGCGCAATCCGGTTTCCCTCAAGGTCCTCGCGGAACAAGAGCTGGTCCAGGCCGAGGTTCTGGCCGAGCAGATAGCCGGCCACGGTGACGATGCCCACGAGGAGGAGGAACGCCGCGCTTGCGAGGGCGACCCATCGGGCCGTGGACGAGCGCGGGCCGCCTTCGATCGTCCAGACAAGAGCGGTCGCTGCCGCAGCAATGAGCGCAAGAGCCGTGAACGGATTCGTCGCCACCGGGAAGCCAAGCGAGGCCAAGGCCCGCTCCCCGGCCAGCCAGCCCGCCAGGGCAAGCAAGCTCACGGCAAGCGCCAGGAACGCTCCCCCGTTGCGCATCCATTGCGTCGCGGTCCAGCTCGCCAGGTCCCTCGCCTGCCGCATCGCCAAAGGCCGCACGTCTCATAAGTGGCTATGCTCCGGCGGGCTCCCGCTCCCGGGCGGCCGGCGGACGATCCAAGCCACGACCGTCGCGTCCACGAGATCGTCCGGGTGCAGGATCCCCACGCCGCCCACCGAGCGCTCGGGGCGCAGGCGCGCGGCGTGCAGGAGCTCCAACCGTTCCACGAGGCCGTCGATCGACCGGCGGGCGCGCGTGGGGACGGCGCGACCCACGGCGCGCGCGAGTTCGGCAAAGGCGCGTTCCGCGTCCACGACCGTCACGCGATGGCCGGCGGCTTCGATCTCGACGAGGGCTTGCTTCGAGTGCGGCCCCCGTGGCGGCGCGGCCACGCCTGCGGCTTGCGCGTCGCCGGCCCAGGTGAGCGCCTCGTCGAGCGTTCCGTGCCGCGTCGCCCCGTCGAGCCTTCCGTGCCAAAGCGCAACGGCGACCCATCCGTCGGGCCGGGCGACGATGCCCACCGTTCTCACGCGCGCCGGAAGCGTCCCGCGCGCAAAAGGATTTTCAGGGGCGGTGGCGGCGAACGAGCCCGACGCTCTCGGGAGCTCGGGCCGCAGCTACTCGTTCCCTGGTTGAAGCGGCGGCGGTTAGGTGGCTCCCGCGGCTGCCCGTGCGCGGTGCGCACGTGACGTGGGAATTCGTTCCTTTCGAGACGGCCGACCTCTCGGGCTCCCTCGTGGTCGTGGGCCTGCCGTCGGTGGGCAACGTCGGCCCGACTGCGGCTCGGTTCCTCGCCGAGCAGCTACCCATGCGGCTTCTCGGCGGATTCCAGAGCGAGGCCTTGCCGCCCGTGGGCGTCGTTCGCCGCGGCATCGTGACGAGCCCCTACCAGGCGTGGATGGCGGACGAGGTCTGCGGCCCGGACGGACAATGCGACCGGCTGGTCGTCGTCAACGGGGACGTCGCGCTTCCGCCCACCCAGCTCGTTCCGCTGGCGGCCTACCTTGCGGAGTGGGCCAAGGAGCGGGGCGCCAAGCTCCTCGTCAGCCTGGATGGTTTCCCAGCCGAGGAGCAGGGAGCGCCCGCCGAAGGCCTTGCGGCCGTCGCCAACCGCGCGGGCGCCGACGCGGCAAGCCGGCTTTCGGCCACGCTCGTGCAGGAGGCGGTGCTCAGCGGATTCTCGGCCGCCCTTCTCGTCCGCGCCAACCG
This DNA window, taken from Candidatus Thermoplasmatota archaeon, encodes the following:
- a CDS encoding response regulator, whose amino-acid sequence is MHVEEPSIRPAEILLVEDNPGDVRLTREALRESKLINRLSVAQDGEEAIAFLRREGAYVKAPRPDLVLLDLNLPRKNGREVLAEMKADPQLRRIPVVILTSSKSEEDVVRSYDLHANCYVTKPVSLDRFVDVVRSIEDFWLSIVRLPSKGST
- a CDS encoding PAC2 family protein — its product is MTWEFVPFETADLSGSLVVVGLPSVGNVGPTAARFLAEQLPMRLLGGFQSEALPPVGVVRRGIVTSPYQAWMADEVCGPDGQCDRLVVVNGDVALPPTQLVPLAAYLAEWAKERGAKLLVSLDGFPAEEQGAPAEGLAAVANRAGADAASRLSATLVQEAVLSGFSAALLVRANRESLPAVALFARVSQKQGDAEAAVELLRCVDPLVPRIPLAPEELSKRAAALAHRMRQEREQQERTARALAERGHQGYA